A genomic segment from Streptomyces sp. NBC_01233 encodes:
- a CDS encoding M4 family metallopeptidase — MRSTPQRRATAAGALVAAAALLAVGIQTGTATADATASQAPKAAQPNPGAANRVLSASERATLLAEANSTTAQAAKALGLGSGEKLVVRDVVQDADGTTHTTYERTYDGLPVLGGDLTVHAKGGVTKSVTKATHHEIKVADTNATVTPSAAEGQAVSAANAEGSKDAKTSKNARKVIWAAEGAPVLAFETVVGGLQHDGTPNELHVVTNAKTGAKITEWQAIETGTGNTMYSGQVTLGTTQSGSTWNLTDAARGSHKTYNLNRGTGSGTGTLFSGPDDIWGNNQPSNLETAGADAHYGAAVTWDYFKNVHGRNGLRNDGVAPYSRVHYGNAYVNAFWSDSCFCMTYGDGEGNNKPLTSTDVAAHEMTHGLTSVTGNMTYSGEPGGLNEATSDIMAAAVEFYANNPQDVGDYLVGEKIDINGDGSPLRYMDKPSKDGASKDAWYSGLGGIDVHYSSGPANHWYYLASEGSGAKVVNGVSYDSPTSDGLPVTAIGRDAASKIWFRALTTGLFKSNTNYAAARTATLQAAADLYGAGSTTYNNAANAWAAINVGARIVSGVSVTPIANQNTQINTAVSLQVQATSTNPGALSYAATGLPAGLSINSSTGLISGTATTAGTSNVTVTVTDSQSRTGTASFTWTVGTGQQNVFENTNDYQIADNATVESPLSVTRTGNAPSTLKVDVNIVHTYVGDLVVDLVAPDGSVYNLRNRSGGSADNIVQSFTVNASSEVANGTWKLRVRDAASLDTGYINSWKLTF, encoded by the coding sequence TTGAGGTCCACCCCCCAGAGGCGTGCCACCGCGGCCGGCGCGCTCGTTGCCGCGGCAGCCCTGCTCGCCGTAGGTATACAGACCGGCACCGCCACCGCCGACGCCACCGCGTCCCAGGCACCCAAGGCCGCCCAGCCCAATCCGGGCGCGGCCAACCGCGTACTCAGCGCTTCGGAGCGTGCGACGCTCCTCGCCGAGGCCAACTCGACCACCGCGCAGGCCGCCAAGGCGCTCGGCCTCGGCAGTGGCGAGAAGCTCGTCGTCCGCGATGTCGTCCAGGATGCGGACGGCACCACGCACACGACGTACGAGCGCACCTACGACGGCCTCCCCGTGCTCGGCGGTGACCTCACCGTTCACGCCAAGGGCGGTGTCACCAAGAGCGTGACCAAGGCGACCCATCACGAGATCAAGGTCGCCGACACCAACGCCACGGTCACCCCGTCGGCCGCGGAGGGCCAGGCGGTCTCCGCCGCCAACGCCGAGGGCTCGAAGGATGCCAAGACCTCCAAGAACGCCCGCAAGGTGATCTGGGCGGCCGAGGGCGCTCCGGTGCTCGCGTTCGAGACCGTCGTCGGCGGCCTCCAGCACGACGGCACCCCGAACGAGCTGCACGTGGTGACCAACGCCAAGACCGGCGCCAAGATCACCGAGTGGCAGGCCATCGAGACCGGCACCGGCAACACCATGTACAGCGGCCAGGTGACCCTCGGGACCACCCAGTCGGGCAGCACCTGGAACCTGACCGACGCCGCGCGCGGCAGCCACAAGACGTACAATCTCAACCGCGGCACCGGCTCCGGTACCGGCACCCTGTTCTCCGGCCCGGACGACATCTGGGGCAACAACCAGCCGTCCAACCTGGAGACCGCCGGCGCGGACGCCCACTACGGTGCGGCCGTCACGTGGGACTACTTCAAGAACGTGCACGGCCGCAACGGCCTGCGCAACGACGGCGTGGCCCCGTACAGCCGGGTCCACTACGGCAACGCCTACGTCAACGCGTTCTGGAGCGACTCCTGCTTCTGCATGACGTACGGAGACGGCGAGGGCAACAACAAGCCCCTCACCTCCACCGACGTGGCGGCGCACGAGATGACCCACGGTCTGACCTCGGTCACCGGCAACATGACCTACAGCGGTGAGCCCGGCGGTCTGAACGAGGCCACCTCGGACATCATGGCCGCGGCCGTCGAGTTCTACGCCAACAACCCGCAGGACGTCGGCGACTACCTGGTCGGCGAGAAGATCGACATCAACGGCGACGGCAGCCCGCTGCGCTACATGGACAAGCCGAGCAAGGACGGCGCGTCCAAGGACGCCTGGTACTCGGGCCTCGGTGGCATCGACGTCCACTACTCCTCGGGCCCGGCCAACCACTGGTACTACCTGGCCTCCGAGGGCTCCGGCGCCAAGGTCGTCAACGGCGTGAGCTACGACTCGCCGACCTCCGACGGCCTCCCGGTCACCGCGATCGGCCGCGACGCCGCCTCGAAGATCTGGTTCCGCGCGCTGACCACCGGTCTGTTCAAGTCGAACACCAACTACGCGGCGGCCCGTACGGCCACCCTGCAGGCGGCGGCCGACCTCTACGGCGCCGGTTCGACCACCTACAACAACGCGGCGAACGCCTGGGCGGCCATCAACGTCGGCGCGCGCATCGTGAGCGGCGTCTCGGTCACCCCGATCGCGAACCAGAACACCCAGATCAACACCGCTGTCAGCCTGCAGGTCCAGGCCACCAGCACCAACCCGGGTGCACTGAGCTACGCGGCGACCGGCCTGCCGGCCGGCCTGTCGATCAACTCCTCCACCGGCCTGATCTCGGGCACGGCCACCACCGCGGGCACGTCCAACGTGACCGTCACGGTGACCGACTCGCAGAGCAGGACCGGAACGGCGTCCTTCACCTGGACGGTCGGCACCGGCCAGCAGAACGTCTTCGAGAACACGAACGACTACCAGATCGCGGACAACGCCACGGTCGAGTCCCCGCTCTCGGTGACCCGCACGGGCAACGCCCCGAGCACGCTGAAGGTGGACGTGAACATCGTCCACACCTACGTCGGTGACCTGGTGGTCGACCTCGTCGCCCCCGACGGCAGCGTGTACAACCTGCGCAACCGCAGCGGCGGCAGCGCGGACAACATCGTCCAGTCCTTCACCGTGAACGCCTCCTCCGAGGTCGCCAACGGCACCTGGAAGCTCCGCGTCAGGGACGCTGCCAGCCTGGACACCGGCTACATCAACAGCTGGAAGCTCACCTTCTGA
- a CDS encoding sugar transferase, with product MRHVHFPAQRVAGAAHDSVGSARRLGDKARWYRPAAVAADFFGAALPVGLVFDAAQQVRPLYCALAAAVAWTGVQALRRRYAARALGESRGVLPVVHDWLILIGVLAVARVVTEEDTPRLSALGALLPALLITVACHKLTYRHLSAARREAQAVSRVLVVGEPDAAEDVIAHLAARTDHPYVVVGVVPVGSGALSSGVPVAARLDEAKPEAPAGDAAAVLGAVRSHHADLVLVAPGVRITGERLRRVAWALHDAGLELAVFAGLVEVSVKRLETLSAGGLAVLRVAPPVGRGVQTLLKSALDRVGAAAGLLLLAPVFLGIVLAIRFGSRGPAFYRQQRIGRDGVPFVMWKFRTMVTDADARKDELSGANENDGLMFKMRRDPRVTRVGRLLRRTSLDELPQLVNVLTGTMSLVGPRPPLPEEVAQYDEVELRRLTVRPGMTGLWQISGRSDLSWDETIQLDLQYVDNWSFTSDVDVMGRTLRAVVDGRGAY from the coding sequence ATGAGGCATGTCCATTTTCCTGCGCAAAGAGTGGCCGGGGCGGCCCATGATTCCGTCGGGTCCGCCCGGCGCCTCGGGGACAAGGCCCGTTGGTACCGCCCGGCCGCCGTCGCCGCCGACTTCTTCGGCGCCGCCCTCCCCGTAGGGCTCGTCTTCGATGCCGCACAGCAGGTCCGGCCCCTCTACTGCGCCCTTGCCGCCGCCGTGGCGTGGACCGGGGTCCAGGCGCTGCGCCGGCGGTACGCGGCCCGCGCGCTCGGGGAGTCGCGCGGAGTGCTGCCCGTCGTGCACGACTGGCTGATTCTCATCGGCGTGCTCGCCGTGGCCCGCGTGGTGACCGAGGAGGACACGCCCCGGCTGTCCGCTCTCGGAGCCCTGCTGCCGGCCCTGCTCATCACCGTCGCCTGCCACAAACTGACCTATCGTCACCTTTCGGCCGCCCGCCGCGAGGCCCAGGCCGTGAGCCGGGTCCTCGTCGTCGGCGAGCCCGACGCGGCCGAGGACGTCATCGCGCACCTCGCCGCCCGCACCGACCACCCGTACGTGGTCGTGGGCGTGGTCCCGGTCGGCTCCGGAGCCCTTTCCAGCGGGGTGCCCGTGGCGGCCCGGCTCGACGAAGCGAAGCCCGAGGCCCCGGCCGGCGACGCCGCGGCCGTGCTCGGCGCCGTCCGCAGCCACCACGCCGACCTGGTGCTGGTGGCCCCCGGCGTACGGATCACGGGGGAGCGGCTGCGCCGCGTCGCCTGGGCCCTGCACGACGCCGGGCTGGAACTGGCGGTCTTCGCCGGGCTGGTGGAGGTCTCCGTCAAGCGGCTGGAGACCCTGTCCGCGGGCGGGCTGGCCGTGCTGCGGGTCGCGCCCCCGGTCGGCCGCGGCGTGCAGACCCTGCTCAAGTCGGCCCTGGACCGGGTGGGAGCCGCGGCCGGACTGCTGCTGCTCGCGCCGGTCTTCCTCGGGATCGTACTGGCCATCCGCTTCGGCTCGCGCGGTCCGGCCTTCTACCGGCAGCAGCGCATCGGCCGCGACGGGGTCCCGTTCGTCATGTGGAAGTTCCGCACGATGGTGACGGACGCCGACGCCCGCAAGGACGAGCTGTCCGGGGCGAACGAGAACGACGGCCTGATGTTCAAGATGCGCCGTGACCCCCGGGTGACCCGGGTGGGCAGGCTGCTGCGCCGCACCTCGCTGGACGAACTGCCGCAGCTGGTCAACGTGCTGACCGGCACCATGTCGCTGGTCGGTCCGCGCCCGCCGCTGCCGGAGGAGGTGGCCCAGTACGACGAGGTCGAACTGCGGCGGCTCACCGTGCGGCCCGGGATGACCGGGTTGTGGCAGATCAGCGGCAGGTCCGACCTGTCGTGGGACGAAACGATCCAGCTTGACCTGCAGTACGTCGACAACTGGTCCTTCACCAGCGATGTCGACGTGATGGGCCGTACGCTCCGCGCCGTCGTCGACGGACGCGGAGCGTACTGA
- a CDS encoding GDP-L-fucose synthase family protein, with translation MTSSLPLLPPNARVFVAGHRGLVGSAVARRLTADGHEVLARGRADLDLRDAAATGAYLKDVRPDAVVLAAAKVGGIMANSTYPVQFLEENLQIQLSVIGGAHAAGVGRLLFLGSSCIYPKLAPQPIREDALLTGPLEPTNEAYALAKIAGIVQVQSYRKQYGASYISAMPTNLYGPGDNFDLETSHVLPALIRRFHEAAAEGREEVTLWGSGTPRREFLHVDDLAAACAVLLGSYDGDEPVNIGCGEDLTIRELAETVAEVTGFQGRLAWDTSKPDGTPRKLLDVGRLTSLGWKPAVPLRDGIAATYKWWREQS, from the coding sequence ATGACAAGTTCGCTGCCGCTCCTGCCCCCGAACGCCCGCGTCTTCGTCGCGGGCCACCGCGGCCTCGTGGGGTCCGCGGTCGCCCGGCGGCTGACCGCCGACGGCCACGAGGTGCTCGCCCGGGGCCGCGCCGACCTCGACCTGCGCGACGCCGCCGCAACGGGTGCGTACCTGAAGGACGTCCGACCGGACGCCGTCGTGCTGGCCGCCGCCAAGGTCGGCGGGATCATGGCCAACAGCACCTACCCGGTGCAGTTCCTGGAGGAGAACCTCCAGATCCAGCTCAGCGTGATCGGCGGCGCGCACGCCGCCGGCGTGGGCCGGCTGCTGTTCCTCGGTTCGTCCTGCATCTACCCGAAGCTGGCCCCGCAGCCCATCCGCGAGGACGCCCTGCTGACCGGCCCGCTGGAGCCGACCAACGAGGCCTACGCCCTCGCGAAGATCGCCGGCATCGTCCAGGTCCAGTCGTACCGCAAGCAGTACGGGGCCTCGTACATCTCGGCCATGCCCACGAACCTCTACGGCCCGGGCGACAACTTCGACCTGGAGACCTCGCACGTCCTGCCCGCCCTCATCCGGCGGTTCCACGAGGCCGCCGCCGAGGGCCGCGAGGAGGTCACCCTGTGGGGCTCGGGGACCCCGCGGCGGGAGTTCCTGCACGTGGACGACCTGGCCGCCGCCTGCGCCGTGCTGCTCGGCAGCTACGACGGCGACGAGCCGGTCAACATCGGCTGCGGCGAGGACCTGACCATCAGGGAACTGGCCGAGACGGTCGCCGAGGTGACCGGCTTCCAGGGCCGGCTCGCCTGGGACACGTCCAAGCCGGACGGGACCCCGCGCAAGCTCCTGGACGTCGGCCGCCTGACCTCGCTCGGCTGGAAGCCCGCCGTCCCGCTGCGGGACGGGATCGCCGCCACGTACAAGTGGTGGCGCGAGCAGAGCTGA
- the gmd gene encoding GDP-mannose 4,6-dehydratase has product MGKTALITGVTGQDGSYLAELLLSKGYTVHGLVRRSSSFNTERVDHIYQDPQTANRSFVLHHADLSDGVALVNLLRDIRPDEVYNLGAQSHVRVSFDAPLYTGDVTGLGALRLLEAIRASGVDTRIYQASSSEMFGATPPPQNEGTPFHPRSPYGAAKVFAYWTTVNYREAYDMFAVNGILFNHESPRRGETFVTRKITRAVARIKAGLQDHLYLGNLDAVRDWGYAPEYVDAMWRMLQQDEPTDYVVATGVAATVREFVESSFSHAGLDWNEHVRYDAKYERPSEVDALIGDASKAHDLLGWKPSVLVAELAQIMVDADIRQVEDQLAGVTVRIDR; this is encoded by the coding sequence ATGGGCAAGACCGCACTGATCACCGGCGTCACCGGGCAGGACGGCTCGTACCTCGCCGAGCTCCTGCTCTCCAAGGGCTACACGGTGCACGGGCTCGTGCGGCGGTCCTCCAGCTTCAACACGGAGCGGGTCGACCACATTTACCAGGACCCGCAGACGGCCAACCGGTCCTTCGTCCTGCACCACGCCGACCTCTCCGACGGCGTCGCGCTGGTGAACCTGCTCCGTGACATACGCCCCGACGAGGTCTACAACCTCGGCGCCCAGTCCCACGTCCGCGTCTCCTTCGACGCCCCGCTCTACACGGGCGACGTGACCGGCCTCGGCGCGCTGCGGCTGCTGGAGGCCATCCGGGCCAGCGGCGTCGACACCCGCATCTACCAGGCCTCGTCCTCGGAGATGTTCGGGGCCACCCCGCCCCCGCAGAACGAGGGGACCCCGTTCCACCCGCGCAGCCCGTACGGCGCCGCGAAGGTCTTCGCGTACTGGACCACGGTGAACTACCGCGAGGCGTACGACATGTTCGCCGTCAACGGGATCCTCTTCAACCACGAGTCCCCGCGCCGCGGCGAGACCTTCGTGACCCGCAAGATCACCCGCGCGGTCGCCCGCATCAAGGCCGGTCTCCAGGACCACCTCTACCTCGGCAACCTCGACGCGGTGCGCGACTGGGGCTACGCCCCCGAGTACGTGGACGCCATGTGGCGGATGCTGCAGCAGGACGAGCCCACCGACTACGTCGTCGCCACCGGCGTGGCCGCGACCGTCCGCGAGTTCGTCGAGTCGTCCTTCTCGCACGCCGGTCTCGACTGGAACGAGCACGTGCGCTACGACGCCAAGTACGAGCGTCCCAGCGAGGTCGACGCCCTCATCGGCGACGCCTCGAAGGCCCATGACCTGCTTGGCTGGAAGCCATCGGTCCTGGTGGCGGAGCTGGCGCAGATCATGGTCGACGCCGACATTCGTCAAGTCGAGGACCAGCTGGCGGGCGTGACGGTCCGTATCGACCGCTGA
- a CDS encoding CBM96 family carbohydrate-binding protein: MRRSRGLTAALVLSLAGAGTGIGLVLMPQASAITPPVAFTADELPTWQPDGIVFAMAQANGTVFAGGTFSAVRPPEGAAGAEQEAVNFVALDAATGQPTACKLAFTVGDGTATVRTLVVSKDKKTLYAGGYFGAVNGTPVSSLAAIDIASCTPKASFHPGFPATVRGLAVTDDTLYAAGDFNAVDGQTRERFAAVDAGTGALKPFVANVDEPGRAVEVTPDGKNVLLGGDFFTVNGSDSHALAVVNATTGAVTKTYSNIPSNSVVKDISTDDAGFYTGNEGSGGGVFDGRIGLRLSDFSEKWRDRCLGATQFVLPYEGVLYSSSHAHNCSSELEFPDGKRHFLLAQPTNHEGAAPAPVDGFVRGPGKLGWHPTANDGLGEGIGPRVMAVADKNDVKYMWVGGEFTLINGKAQQGLTRFASTGDVGAPTTPVASAASVKPGEAQIRWRTSYDADDSKLTYRIYRNGSATPAATVTASSLEWERPQASWTDATVKAGQTYTYRVTATDDAGNTSALSAVAPVTIPTSVQSYPNQVRADGANLYWRYDDTVSPYVADSSNGGNTSGVQLNAPALRQTPGAVSGASTAMGFNGTSQQVHGDRRQTVGNTFTVETWFKTNTTRGGKLIGFGNNTTRNSGSFDRHIYMTNTGRLVFGVYNGSARTVSTGLFETYNDNKWHHVVGTQGPGGITLYVDGQSKGSLNATSNATYAGYWHAGGDNLSGWPTRPTSNFFAGQLDETAVYPTALTQAQVKNHFDLAKAPTDSVSAVKATEDTYINQGAPSTAYGTSTSLAVRGTSAYETYLRFDLPAAPAGQVLKSASLQIKTSTQAGAGTADTVSVVPVTGTWSGAGTTFNTKPTLGTTPLGSIAGVPDGSAVHSVELDTTALSAVLGGSYSLGLTSTGTDPLWIWSSESTAAEGTPQLVLTFGAK; encoded by the coding sequence ATGCGTAGATCCAGAGGGCTGACTGCTGCCCTCGTCCTGTCACTGGCCGGTGCCGGCACCGGCATAGGCCTGGTGTTGATGCCTCAGGCGTCCGCCATCACGCCGCCGGTGGCATTCACCGCCGACGAACTGCCCACCTGGCAGCCCGACGGCATCGTCTTTGCGATGGCCCAGGCGAACGGCACGGTCTTCGCCGGCGGTACCTTCTCGGCGGTCCGTCCGCCCGAGGGCGCCGCGGGAGCCGAGCAGGAGGCCGTGAACTTCGTCGCGCTCGACGCCGCGACGGGCCAGCCCACCGCCTGCAAGCTCGCCTTCACCGTCGGCGACGGCACGGCGACCGTGCGCACCCTGGTCGTCTCCAAGGACAAGAAGACCCTGTACGCGGGCGGCTACTTCGGCGCCGTCAACGGCACCCCGGTCTCCAGCCTCGCGGCGATCGACATCGCGAGCTGCACCCCCAAGGCATCGTTCCACCCGGGCTTCCCCGCCACCGTGCGCGGGCTCGCCGTCACCGACGACACCCTGTACGCGGCCGGCGACTTCAACGCCGTCGACGGCCAGACCCGCGAGCGGTTCGCCGCCGTGGACGCCGGCACCGGTGCGCTCAAGCCCTTCGTCGCCAACGTCGACGAGCCGGGCCGCGCGGTCGAGGTCACCCCCGACGGCAAGAACGTGCTGCTGGGCGGCGACTTCTTCACCGTCAACGGCTCCGACAGCCACGCCCTGGCCGTGGTCAACGCCACCACGGGCGCGGTCACCAAGACGTACAGCAACATCCCGTCGAACTCGGTCGTCAAGGACATCTCCACCGACGACGCGGGCTTCTACACGGGCAACGAGGGCTCCGGCGGCGGCGTCTTCGACGGCCGCATCGGCCTGCGCCTCAGCGACTTCAGCGAGAAGTGGCGCGACCGCTGCCTCGGCGCCACCCAGTTCGTCCTGCCCTACGAGGGAGTGCTCTACAGCTCCTCGCACGCGCACAACTGCTCCAGCGAGCTGGAGTTCCCCGACGGCAAGCGGCACTTCCTGCTGGCCCAGCCGACCAACCACGAAGGCGCCGCCCCCGCGCCCGTGGACGGATTCGTGCGCGGCCCCGGCAAGCTCGGCTGGCACCCCACCGCCAACGACGGCCTCGGCGAGGGCATCGGCCCGCGCGTCATGGCCGTGGCCGACAAGAACGACGTCAAGTACATGTGGGTCGGCGGTGAGTTCACCCTCATCAACGGCAAGGCGCAGCAGGGCCTGACCCGCTTCGCCTCCACCGGCGACGTCGGCGCCCCGACCACCCCGGTGGCCAGCGCCGCGAGCGTCAAGCCCGGCGAGGCCCAGATCCGCTGGCGCACCAGCTACGACGCGGACGACAGCAAGCTGACGTACCGCATCTACCGCAACGGCTCGGCCACCCCGGCCGCGACGGTCACCGCCAGCTCGCTGGAGTGGGAGCGCCCGCAGGCCTCCTGGACCGACGCCACGGTCAAGGCCGGCCAGACGTACACCTACCGGGTGACCGCGACCGACGACGCCGGCAACACCAGCGCCCTGTCGGCCGTCGCCCCGGTGACGATCCCGACCTCGGTCCAGTCGTACCCGAACCAGGTCCGCGCGGACGGCGCCAACCTGTACTGGCGCTACGACGACACCGTCAGCCCGTACGTGGCCGACTCCTCCAACGGTGGCAACACCAGCGGTGTCCAGCTCAACGCCCCGGCCCTGCGCCAGACGCCCGGCGCGGTCTCCGGCGCCAGCACGGCGATGGGCTTCAACGGAACCAGCCAGCAGGTGCACGGCGACCGCCGTCAGACGGTCGGCAACACGTTCACCGTCGAGACCTGGTTCAAGACGAACACCACGCGCGGCGGCAAGCTGATCGGCTTCGGCAACAACACCACGCGCAACAGCGGCTCGTTCGACCGGCACATCTACATGACCAACACCGGACGCCTCGTCTTCGGTGTCTACAACGGCTCGGCCCGCACCGTCTCCACGGGTCTGTTCGAGACGTACAACGACAACAAGTGGCACCACGTGGTCGGCACCCAGGGCCCCGGCGGCATCACGCTGTACGTCGACGGCCAGAGCAAGGGCTCGCTGAACGCCACCAGCAACGCCACCTACGCGGGCTACTGGCACGCCGGCGGTGACAACCTCTCCGGTTGGCCGACCCGCCCGACGAGCAACTTCTTCGCCGGTCAGCTCGACGAGACGGCCGTCTACCCGACGGCGCTCACCCAGGCCCAGGTCAAGAACCACTTCGACCTGGCCAAGGCTCCCACCGACTCGGTCTCCGCGGTCAAGGCGACCGAGGACACCTACATCAACCAGGGTGCCCCGAGCACGGCCTACGGCACGTCCACCTCGCTCGCGGTGCGCGGCACCTCGGCGTACGAGACGTACCTGCGCTTCGACCTGCCGGCCGCCCCGGCCGGCCAGGTCCTGAAGTCCGCCTCGCTGCAGATCAAGACCTCCACGCAGGCGGGCGCCGGCACCGCCGACACCGTCTCCGTGGTCCCGGTCACCGGCACCTGGAGCGGCGCGGGCACCACCTTCAACACCAAGCCCACCCTCGGCACCACCCCGCTCGGCAGCATCGCGGGCGTGCCGGACGGCTCGGCGGTGCACAGCGTCGAGCTGGACACCACCGCGCTCTCCGCGGTGCTGGGCGGCAGCTACAGCCTGGGCCTGACGAGCACGGGCACCGACCCGCTGTGGATCTGGTCCTCGGAGTCCACGGCGGCGGAGGGCACTCCGCAGCTGGTTCTGACCTTCGGCGCGAAGTAG
- a CDS encoding DUF6458 family protein, whose protein sequence is MGIGGCIVLIVVGAILTFASDWEMESVNLDLVGLIMMAVGGIGLAVYTSIYKRRRTAGAIPVVEEHRCDVI, encoded by the coding sequence ATGGGCATCGGTGGATGCATCGTTCTGATCGTGGTGGGTGCCATCCTCACCTTCGCCAGCGACTGGGAGATGGAGAGCGTCAACCTCGACCTGGTCGGTCTGATCATGATGGCGGTGGGCGGGATCGGCCTCGCCGTGTACACCAGCATCTACAAGCGGCGCCGGACCGCGGGCGCGATACCCGTGGTGGAGGAACACCGCTGCGACGTCATCTGA
- a CDS encoding glycosyltransferase has product MSVLHAVTLHSPSHAFGGPVRVALNLAKGLRSRGHEARLLALGEGFNEWPTSVEGVPAKLFPARRLLPLGFSGMTSPALLASAGRLVRDADLVHVHLARDLVTLPVALAALRAGKPLVLQTHGMVDPSEKLLAKVLDAVAVRRLLRGADALLYLTPHEREGLDAVVGAPLAHAVRLVNGTPAQEERPQPVGPPRILYSARLQARKRPVDFVDAAPAVLAAHPDAHFVVAGPDEGELGAVRARIGALGLTDRFTVPGALSSAEVLAELRRAHVYVLPSVDEPFPMSVLEALSVGVPSVVTHSNGLARDVAGAGAGHAVDPGPAGVAAAVLALLDPAANREASLSARKLAADSFSMDAVLDTLLPVYEGALRA; this is encoded by the coding sequence CTGAGCGTGCTGCACGCCGTCACCCTGCACTCCCCCTCGCACGCCTTCGGCGGGCCGGTCCGGGTCGCGCTGAACCTGGCGAAGGGGCTGCGCTCCCGGGGCCACGAGGCGCGGCTGCTCGCCCTGGGCGAGGGCTTCAACGAGTGGCCCACCTCGGTGGAGGGCGTACCGGCGAAGCTGTTCCCGGCCCGCCGCCTGCTCCCCCTCGGCTTCAGCGGTATGACCTCGCCGGCGCTGCTGGCCTCGGCCGGGCGCCTCGTGCGCGACGCGGACCTCGTCCACGTCCACCTGGCCCGGGACCTGGTGACCCTGCCGGTGGCCCTGGCTGCGCTGCGGGCGGGCAAGCCCCTGGTGCTGCAGACCCACGGGATGGTGGACCCGAGCGAGAAGCTGCTCGCCAAGGTGCTGGACGCGGTGGCGGTACGCCGGCTGCTGCGCGGCGCGGACGCGCTGCTGTACCTGACCCCGCACGAGCGGGAGGGCCTGGACGCAGTGGTGGGCGCGCCGCTGGCCCACGCGGTCCGCCTGGTCAACGGAACCCCGGCGCAGGAGGAGCGCCCGCAGCCGGTCGGCCCGCCGCGGATCCTGTACTCGGCGCGCCTGCAGGCCCGCAAGCGGCCGGTGGACTTCGTGGACGCGGCCCCGGCGGTCCTGGCGGCGCACCCGGACGCGCACTTCGTGGTCGCGGGCCCGGACGAGGGCGAGTTGGGGGCCGTACGCGCCCGGATCGGGGCGCTGGGCCTGACGGACCGGTTCACGGTCCCGGGGGCGCTGTCCAGCGCGGAGGTCCTGGCGGAGCTGCGCCGGGCCCACGTGTACGTGCTGCCCTCGGTGGACGAGCCGTTCCCGATGTCGGTGCTGGAGGCGCTCTCGGTGGGCGTCCCCTCGGTGGTCACGCACTCCAACGGCCTGGCCCGCGACGTCGCCGGGGCCGGTGCGGGGCACGCGGTGGATCCGGGCCCGGCGGGCGTCGCCGCGGCCGTCCTGGCCCTGCTGGACCCGGCGGCCAACCGCGAAGCCTCGCTGTCGGCCCGCAAACTGGCCGCGGACTCCTTCTCCATGGACGCGGTCCTGGACACCCTGCTCCCGGTGTACGAGGGCGCGCTGCGCGCGTGA
- a CDS encoding WcaF family extracellular polysaccharide biosynthesis acetyltransferase, producing MRDLPSFTLAGYDKGRGLLTQALWFAVMNTLFMSWFCPARLRVALLRAFGAKIGEGVLIRHRVRVLWPWKLTVGDHTWIGEGAWLLNLEPVTIGSHVCVSQEAMLCTGSHDHRAADFRYRNAPVTVEDGAWVAVRATVLAGVTVGRCAVAGAGSVVHKDLPELTLQTQDGQRRPVEEPK from the coding sequence TTGCGGGATCTTCCTTCCTTCACGCTGGCCGGGTACGACAAGGGCCGCGGGCTGCTGACGCAGGCACTCTGGTTCGCCGTGATGAACACGCTGTTCATGAGCTGGTTCTGTCCGGCGCGGCTGCGGGTGGCGCTGCTGCGGGCCTTCGGCGCGAAGATCGGCGAGGGCGTGCTGATCCGGCACCGGGTGCGGGTGCTGTGGCCGTGGAAGCTCACCGTCGGGGACCACACCTGGATAGGCGAGGGCGCCTGGCTGCTGAACCTGGAGCCGGTGACGATCGGTTCGCACGTGTGCGTCTCGCAGGAGGCCATGCTGTGCACCGGCTCGCACGACCACCGGGCCGCCGACTTCCGCTACCGCAACGCGCCCGTCACCGTCGAGGACGGCGCGTGGGTGGCGGTGCGGGCGACCGTGCTGGCCGGGGTCACGGTGGGCCGCTGCGCGGTCGCCGGTGCGGGCTCGGTCGTGCACAAGGACCTGCCGGAGCTGACCCTGCAGACCCAGGACGGGCAGCGCCGCCCGGTGGAGGAGCCCAAGTGA